The Verrucomicrobium spinosum DSM 4136 = JCM 18804 DNA segment CCTTCTCTCCTGGCGGAAGTCGTGGCTGAATGCATCAACAACTCCCAAGTCACCGCTTTGAGGTGGTGACGCCAAGTCGTCCAAGGAACGGCGGTGTGTGCTTGCACAACCGCCGAGGGAAAGCGGAGCGGCTGATCGCCAAATATCCACCACCTCTTGTGGGCTTGCTGCGGCCTTCTTACATGGAAACAAGTTTCCTCCAGCAACCACCGGCGGTTGTTACAAGCACAAACCGCTGCTCCTTGGGCTCACTTGCACCCTAAAAAATGACACATGGTTCGACCACTCCGCCTCTCATCCCAGTTCCGTAAATTCTGTTAATTCTGTCTAAAACCACTCCTGCGACGCCTTACCCTCACGGAAGATACGACCTCGCCGTTTCCGCGAACCGGTCGTTCAGCCAGGGGTCTGCCGTGTTGCTATAGCCGCGTTTTTCCCAGTACCCGAGCTGCTCCGCGCTCAGGAACTCGATCTTTCTCACGAACTTGGCACTCTTCCAGGCATAGAGATGCGGGATGACAATCCGTGCTGGCGCGCCGTGTTCCAGAGTGATGGGTTTTCCCTCAAAATGCGTGGCCAGCAGGGCATCGGCATGCGTCCAGTCCTCCACCAGAGTGTTCGTGGTGTACCCGTCATAGCTGGTATAGAAGACGTACTGCGCCCCTTCATGCGGGCGGAGCCGGTCGAGGAGATCTGCCAGCAACACTCCGCTCCAGGCGCAGTCATACTTGCTCCAGGTCGTGACGCAGTGGAAGTCACTGGTACGCTGCGTGAACGGTAAGGCGCTCAACTTGCCCCGCGAGAGCGTCAGGGGCACTTCCACCTCTCCGGTGATTTCCAGCTTCCATTCCTCCAGTTTGACCTTGGGATGGATCCCCAGATCCAGCACCGGAAACCCGGCGGCCAGATGCTGGCCGGGTGGCAACCGGTCCACGGAGCGTTCCGCCAGACGGTGCGCTCCCCGCTCCTGCATCTTCCGCGCCCAGGCCTCTTTGCGTTGCGTGAAGTCAGCAGCCATGTCGGGAGGTCGGGGTGAAGGATTCATGAATTAACAGAGCCTAGTCCATGCAGCAGGGGCACTTCTGCACCCAGTGGCCGGGGGAGACCTCCTCCAGTTTGAGCTCCATGCCCACACTCTGCTCCCACTTGGGATGCTTCATGCGGTGGCCAAAGGCACAGCCCTTGGGTGGATCGATGGGGGAAGGCACGTCTCCCGAGAGAAGGCGGCGGGCGCGACGCTTCGAGGGATCCGGCACCGGGATGGCATCCAGAAGCGCCTTGGTGTAGGCGTGGCGCGGATGGTGATAGAGCTCTTCAGAGGGGGCCATCTCCACGATCTTGCCCAGATACATCACCGCGACCCGGTCGCTCATGTGCTTCACCACGGAGAGCCCATGCGCAATAAAAAGGTAGCTCAACCCCATCTCACGTTGGAGATCCAGCATCAAGTTCAGCACCTGGCTCTGCACGCTGACGTCGAGCGCCGACACCGGCTCATCACAGACAATCAGCTTGGGCTTGAGCGCGATGGCGCGGGCAATGCCGATGCGCTGACGCTGGCCGCCGGAAAACTCGAAGGGGAAACGGTCGGCAGCGGTAGAGGCCAGTCCGACCTTGTCGAGCAGTTCCCCCACCCACTGGCGGCGTTCCGCCGTCGTGCCCTGCTTTTGAATAAGGAAAGGCTCTTCAAGGATGTCGCGCACCGTCAGCCTCGGATTCAGAGACTCCGCAGGGTCCTGGAAGATCATCTGGATGTCGCGGCGGATGGGACGAAGCGCCCGCTGGCTCGCACGCGTGATGTCCTGCCCTTCAAACTGGAGCTTGCCATCGGTGGGCTGATAGAGCCGCACAATGGCCTTCCCGAGTGTCGTCTTCCCGCAACCAGATTCCCCCACCAACCCCAGAGTCTCGCCCTGAGAAACTGAGATGGAAACCCCATCCACGGCCTTGCAGGTCTTCAGAGCACGCATGAGGATTCCCCCGCGCACAGGGAAATGCATTTTCAGATTTTCGACGTTCAGCAGGCTCATGCGACGCAAACGGGGCATTGTTCCACCCAGTGCTGGGGGGAGATTTCAATGAAGGGCGGACGCTGGTTCAAGTGTTCAGGCAGATGGGGGCGTCCCGACCGCTCTGCGAATCGACAGCCTGGAAGCAAGGTCTCGATGGGAGGCACGCTGCCGGGAATCGCCTTGAGCCGCGACTTGGGAGTGGATTCAATCTTGGGGATGCTCTGTAGCAGGCCCTGTGTGTAGGCGTGTCGCGGAGAGGAAAAGAGCTCCGCCACGGGTGCTCGTTCCACCACGCGACCTGCGTACATGACCACCACCTCGTCACAGGTCTCAGCGATCACCCCCAGGTCATGGGTGATCAACAACACGCTCATGCCCATCTCCTTCTGCAGGCTGTTGATCAGATCCAGAATCTGCGCCTGCACCGTGACATCCAGGGCGGTGGTGGGTTCATCAGCGATCAGCAACTTGGGCTTGTGCACGAGGGCCATGGCGATCATCACACGCTGCCGCATGCCGCCAGAGAGCTGATGCGGATACTCCTGAAGCCGGACCTCCGGTGAAGGGATGCGAACCTTCGTCAGCAGTTCAACGGACCGTTGCAGGATCTCCCGTGAGCTGCACTTCTGATGCAGCAAGATGGCCTCGGCCAGCTGCTTGCCAACCGTCTGCACAGGATTGAGCGCCGTCATGGGTTCCTGGAAGATCATGCTGATCTCCCGTCCACGGAACTTGCGAAGCTCCTCCACGCTCAGCTCCGCGAGATTACGGCCTTCAAACGCGATGGAACCTCCCGCGATCTTGCCATGCGGCTGGGGCAGCAGACGGTTGATGGAGAACGCCGTGACGCTCTTGCCACAGCCAGACTCCCCCACCAGGCCCAGCGTTTTGCCGCGTTCGACCTCAAACCGTACCCCGTCCACGGCAGTCACCCGGCCGGCATCGGTGTCGAACACCGTGACCAGATCCTTCACTTCAAGAATGTTGTCAGCGGCACTCATTGATCTTTGTACTGGTCAAACACGCGCAGCGTTTCTCCGAAGGATTTCCCCGCACGCTTCGCCTCCAGGGTCTCCTCCTTCACATCTTCATCGATCCAATGCACATACGTGTCGAGGGGGAGTTGGCTGTTCTTGAGGTTCCCGTCCTTGGGCCAGCGCACCCATCTCCAATGGCCATAGCGATACCAGGGAGACTCCCAGCCGGGGATCGCAACAGCCTTCGCCTCCACCATTTCCTCAAGGATCCAGCAGAGCCGCTGCATCTCTTCTTCGGTCGGTGCCACACGTTGCTGGTCGATGATCGGATCCATCGACGGATCAGCCGTCATCGTCACGTTGTTGGTGTCCGGCACCACTTTCCTGGTCCCGTCCGGCTGCACTTTCCAGGCGTTGTCGGAATGATAGTACTCCCAGAAACGTGGGTAGGGCGGCTGCGCCGACCATCCCACCAGGCACATCTCGTGATTCTTCTGGTCGATCTTTTTATAGAGCTGGGTGGTATCGAGCGCCTCCACCCCCAGATCCAGCCCTGTTTTCAAGGCCTCCTGCTTCAGCCGCATGGCGATCTGCACCATGGGCCCGATGTTGGGCAGTGACAGGGTGAGACTGAGGCGCTGTCCTTTGTCGTTCACCCGAATCCCATCAGCCCCCCGTTTGGCAAAGCCTGCCTTGGTGAAATACTCCTCCGCCTTGGCGACATCAAACTCCCTGGGCTTGAGCGCCGGATTGGTATAGCGCCCGAATCCTGCAAAGGTGCTCTTCATGCGGTTGGGATCGCCGCGGAAGTCGATTTCAATCACCTTCTTGAAATTAAGCGCATGGTTGATGCCCAGGCGCACATCCAGATTGTCCAAAGGGGGCTTGCTCTGGTTCAGGTAAATACCCCGGGAAATGCGGGGATAGACGCTATAGAAGATCCCGCGCTCGATGTAGCCGTTGTAGATCTCCGGTATCTCCGCCTTGTCGTACCAGTAGCGGGGCAGTCCCATGATGTAAAAGTCGAGCTGGCCCTGGCGGAACATCTCGAACGCCTTGTCCATGTTGGCCACGACCTTGTACTCAATAAAGTCGGGATTGAACCGATAGCGGAAGTTCTTCCGGTCCTTCGCCCACCAGTTCTTCACCCGCGTGAGCGTGACGGACCGGCCTTTCTTGATGCCATCTGGCAGGATGTCATAGGCTCCGGTGGTGGGTGACTTCCTCCACTGATACCGGGCGGGATAGTCGTCGGTGAACTCCTTGTAGAAATGCCGGGGGGACGGAGGGAGATCCGCATACCAGAGCGGATCAGGCTTCAGGTTCGGGATGGTGATCGAGAAGGTATGGTCATCATACTTCGTGATCGCCTTGAACTCCTTGGCGTAAAAGTCGTTGTACCAGGGATCCTGGATGTGCGGGCTCAACATGATGAAGAACGTCATGAAGAAGTCCTCCACCTCCACGGGCACGCCATCGGAGTAAGTCGCGGTCGGGCAGAGCCGGTAGTAGATCGTCTTCTTGTCCGGGGAGATGGCCCACTCGTCAGCAAGCCCCGGTGCCCAGCCCTCGACATTCAAGTGACGCTGCACCAGCGTGATCAGAATGTTGTCGTGGTGTTCGCTGCGGAAAGACCCGTTCGCATCCGGCCCGTTGATCCGGAAAGTTGCAGGAAACGACTCTATGTAGTCGTGAAAAGTCCCTCCCTTCTTCGCGGCAGGATCGCCCATCTCCGGCAGATCGCCGCCGTTTTCCCATTTCAGATCATTCGGGAGATCCGCAGGCGTTTTCCACTGGAAGAAGTCAGGCTTGGACTTCCAGAAAGCCTTGACCTCCTCCGTGTTGTCGTACGGGGGGAAACGGTCGTCCGCATGGGCGGTGAACCCTCCCACGGCAAGGGATGCAGCCAACACGCCCCCCCACAGGGCTTTCCTCATCGCAGACATCATTGATAGGTGGTGAACTTTTTAGGATCGAATGCTTCACGCACGGCCTCACCGACAAAGGTGACCAGCACCAGCACGAAGACCAGTGCGCAGAAGGCCGAGCTCACGATCCAGGGATAGTTGAAATTCTCAGTCCCTTCCTGAAGGAGCCGCCCCCAGCTGGGCTGGTCAGGCGGCAGGCCAAATCCCAGGAAGTCGAGGCCAGCAAGTGAAATGATGATGTCCGGCACCATGAACGGCACCAGGGTGACGAAGACAGCGATGGTGTTCGGCAAGATATGTTTGAACAGAATCCTCCCAGTACCCGCCCCAAGCAGGCGTGTGGCGGCCACGTAGTCGCGCTCTCTCTCACGATAGGTGGCAGTGCGCATGTAGAGCGTGGGACTCACCCATGAGAACAGGCAGATGATCAGCACCAGAATGGAAGTTTGAGGCTGAATCACTGAACTCACGATCAGGACAATGAAGAGGAAGGGCATGGTGGACCAGATTTCAATAATCCGCTGCCCGAAGAGGTCGATCCATCCGCCAAAGAAACCCATGATCCCACCAATCACCACCCCGAGTGTCACGGTAACCACGAGGTAGAAAATCACTACATAGATCGACTGCTGCAAGCCCCCAAACAGTGAGGCGAGTACATCCCCACCGCTGGTATTGGTCCCCAGATAGTGACGATGCTGCAGCGAGGGGGCCATGGGGGGGAACAACTGGGTCTGTAAACCGGTGCCAGCCTCCAGCCCAGCCGCCTTGCCATCAGTGAAATCGCTGTATTCGACCTGCTTGCCTTGCTCAAACTTGCCTTTTTCCACTTGTTCCCCGCCGGGGTTCCAGCCACGCATGTCTCCATGTCGGAGGCCTTTGCGATAGGTCCACTCCTGACGCGGTTGGGTGGGCTTGGAGGGATACACGCTGTAGGCGCGACCATCAAACGGCTGGGCAGCTCCGCGGCGAAAGATGACACCGCCACGGTCCTCCAGTTCCTCCACCACCTCGGGCGCATCCAGATGAGCACCATACGGTACGGGCGGCATGAGCACCCAGTTGGAGCCGCCTTTTTCTTCGGCAAGCTTCTTCTTGAGCGCCCGGTATTCCGTCTCGCTATCATAGGGCAGCCCAAAAGTGCTACCAGGGATCAGAGGCGATACGAACGGGAAATAGTACTTCCCATTGTAGTGCACGACCAGTGCCCGTTTGCCTACGATCAGGTTGTCCAGACACGCGACAAACACGAGGGCCAGCAAGATCATCCACGCCACATACCCTCGACGGATCGAGCGGAACCGCTGCATCTTTTTCCTGGTCAGCGGATTAAACTGCCACTGCGGGGCATGCCTAAACAGAAAGTGGAGGCTCACCGCCGTCAATAGGGCCAGCAAGATCCATGAGACCACCCCGGCAAAGCCCACTGGGTTGGCCGTCCATGCCCCTTTGGCCCCGCAGAGCCGGGCCACGGCGAAGATCACCTCCGTCAGTTCCTCACCTGCCAGTTGCGGCAGCTTGAAAAACGGCACTCGAAGGCCTGCCCACTGAAAGGCTGCCGAGCCCAGAGCCCAGCACAGCAGGGCGGTTCCTAGTTTGCGTGGAGATAAACTCATCGGAAACGAATGCGCGGGTCCGCCAGCGCCACGAAGAAGTCAGACAGAATGTTTCCCAGCAGGGTGAGCGAGGCGGAAACCACCAACACCCCCATCACCAGCGGATAGTCCCGGTCCGTGATGGCCTGGATGCTCAACATCCCAAATCCATTGATGTCAAAGATGCGCTCAATCAGGATGGAGCCTCCCACAAACACGGTGACCACCTGCCCCAGGGTGGTGGCCAGAGGAATGAGCGAGTTTCGCAGGGCATGCCCCAACACGGCACCCCGGAAGGTCGCCCCCTTGGCAATCGCGGTTCTCACGTAATCTGCCGCGAGGTTGTCCATGAGGTTGTTTTTCACCAGCATCGTCATGAAGGCGAACCCGCCCACCATGTAGCAGATCAGCGGCAGCACGGCATGGTGAATGAGGTCCCAGGCCTTTCCAGGCACGCTCAGCTGGCTGAAGTTGTCACTGACAAATCCGCCCGTGGGGAACCAGCCCATCCTGGCTGCCAGGTAAACCACCAGGAGACTTCCCAGCACAAATCCAGGAACGGCATACCCGATGAAAATGATGACCGAAGTGGCATTGTCCAGCACCGTGCGATGTTTGATCGCCTTGATCACCCCCAGCGGAATGCAAACGGCGTAGGTCAGCATGAAAGTGACCAGTCCGTAAAAAAGCGAGACCGGCATTCGCTCTTTGATCATGTCCCACACCCGGTCGTTGTACCGCGTGGAAACTCCCAGATTCCCCTGTAGAAGACCGTTGAATTTGTTTCGGAAGACGGTCACCCGCTGCTTTTCGGCCTCAGCCTTGGTCTTCCAGCCGGACACATCAGACCCACTCAACACCCCCTTTCGGTCAACGGTCGCCTCCGTCACCTTGAAGGCATTGGTGGCGGTCCACTGGTCCCGGGGCAGCAGGGTCTTGAGGGTGATCTTGGCCTCCGCCTGCCCCTCTTCGAACTTGATGTATTGCTTCTCCACCTCCTGGGGGGTGACCCCCAGCCAGATCAGGTAGGCAGCAAAGAAAGGCTTGTCGAAACCATAGTAGGCGGCGAGCTGCTCCTTCTGCTCCTCGCTGAGGGAGCCCCCCGCGTCCTTCATGCTGCGCTCCGAGGCCAGAGCCATGGCCTGTCTCATCCGGGCTTCCAGCGGCCCTCCGGGAACAATCCGGGTGATAAAGAACACGGCGAGCGTCGCCCCGAGCAAAGTCGGGATGATGAGGAGAAGGCGGCGAATGAAATAGTCCCTCATGTTCAGTCAATCAAAACGCTTCGTACAGAACGCACGGCCGCACAAGTTTTTCATCTTCAACATCCGCCAGATCGAGGTTGAGAAATCTGTCCGGTCCGGATGTTCATCCTCGCGGGGGTGGGACGTGTTTTCCTGCATGAATCCGCCTAAAAGACTGCATTTTAACCTCCACGCTTTACTGCCCGCTCAACCCTCCTAGAATGCGCGCCCATGAAGTGGACCACCCGCCTCCTGGTACTTGCCGTGTTCGTCGGCGGGCTGGTGTGCTTTCACATCGTCCGCTCCAACAGGCCTTTAAGGGTGAATGAGGCCACCAAGGAGGACACGCTGCTGCTGGGAAACGCCACAGAGCTGAGCACCTTGGATCTTCAGGTTGCCACAGGCCAGCCCGAGCACATGGTCTTTGCAGCCCTCTTTGAAGGTCTCGTCGCCCCCGACCCAGCAAATCCCGACAAACCCGCTCCGGGTGCCGCATCCTCCTGGGAGACCAAGGACTCCATCCACTGGACCTTCCACCTCCGGCCCAATGGGAAATGGAGCGACGGAACACCCCTCACCGCCCACGACTTTGTCTGGTCCTACCAGCGCATTCTGAACCCCGCCCTCGCCGCGCAATATGCGTCGATGCTCTATCCCTTGAAGAATGCGGAGGAGTTCAACAAGGGAACTCTGAAAGACTTCTCCCAGGTGGGGATAAAAGCGATCGACAACCACACGCTGGAACTGACCCTCGTCGGTCCCATGCCCTACCTCTTGGGCATGATGAAGCACTATTCCTGGTTCCCCGTCCCCCGGCACGTGATCGAGAAGTTCGGAAGCGTAACGGACCGGGCCAATCGATGGACCAAGGCCGGCAACTTGGTAGGCAACGGCCCCTTCGCACTGACGGAATGGCGATTCACCCATTCATTGACCGTGGTTAAGAACCCCTACTATTGGGATGCAGCCGTCGTTCGGCTGAAGAAGATCGTCTTTGTCCCTATTGCCAGCGACACCACCGAAGAACGTGCGTTTCGGGACGGCCAGATTCACTCCACTTTCACGCTGCCCAACCCGCTCATCCAGGAGTATGCAAAGAACCGCAGGGACGTGCTCACCAGCGAGCCCATCCTGAGCGTTTACTTCTACCGTATCAACACCACCCGGGAGATGCTGAAAGATGTCCGGGTTCGCAAGGCCCTCAGCCTGGCCATCGATCGCGACGGCATCATCAACAACATCCTGCGCGCTGGCCAAAAGCCCTCGCTGGGCCTGACCCCGTATCCGGAAAGCCTCGACTACCCGCAGGCCCCCAAGTCGATCCGCTTTGATCCCGTCGAGGCCAAACGACTGATGGCTGAAGCAGGCTATCCCGATGGCAAGGGTTTCCCGAAGTTCGACATCCTCATCAACACTCACGAAGCCCACCGTGTGATCGCGGAAGCCGTGCAGGAGATGTGGCGCAAAAATCTGGGCATCAACGTGGGCATCTACAACCAGGACTGGGGGGTTTACCTGGAATCGCAACGCCAGATGAACTACGCCGTATGCCGTGCAGCGTGGGGTGGGGACTACCCGGATCCGCTGACCTTCCTCTCGATGTGGAAGACTGGCGACGGCAACAACGAGACTGGCTGGAGCAACGCCAAGTTTGATGATCTCATCAACCAGTCCAACCAGGAGGCCGACGCCACCAAACGCCTGAATTTGCTGGGGCAGGCGGAAACCATCCTGCTGGATGAGATGCCCATCATCCCCTTCTACTGGTATGTGCAGGTGTACGCCTCGCGACCAGAGCTCAAAGGCCGTATGCCAAGTGTCCTACAGCACCGCGCCTACAAGGGCTGGTACCTTGACCACTCCGTCCTCAAACAGCCAGCGACTGTTGCCGCCCCTGCCCCCTGACATCGCATGATCCGGTTCCTTCTCAGCCGCTTTCTGCAAGGCATCGTCGTTATCCTGGCGGTCTTCGTCATCACCTTTGTCCTGCAGAAGCTTTCGCCGACCAGTCCCTTTAACGGGGAGCGCAATGTGCCGGAAGAAGTGCGCAAGACTCTGGAGTCCTACTATGGCTACGACAAACCCTGGCTGGTCCAGATGTGGCTGCATATTAAGGCCTTCGCCACTTTCAACCCACCCGACTGCGTCAAGTCACCCGGCCGCGGCGTTGGCGAGGTGATTTCACAGGCCTTTCCTGTGTCCGTCGCATTGGCGGTTCCTGCACTGCTAATCGCCTTGGCCATAGGCATTCCACTGGGCGCGATTGCCGCTTTGCGTCCCAA contains these protein-coding regions:
- a CDS encoding peptide ABC transporter substrate-binding protein; its protein translation is MKWTTRLLVLAVFVGGLVCFHIVRSNRPLRVNEATKEDTLLLGNATELSTLDLQVATGQPEHMVFAALFEGLVAPDPANPDKPAPGAASSWETKDSIHWTFHLRPNGKWSDGTPLTAHDFVWSYQRILNPALAAQYASMLYPLKNAEEFNKGTLKDFSQVGIKAIDNHTLELTLVGPMPYLLGMMKHYSWFPVPRHVIEKFGSVTDRANRWTKAGNLVGNGPFALTEWRFTHSLTVVKNPYYWDAAVVRLKKIVFVPIASDTTEERAFRDGQIHSTFTLPNPLIQEYAKNRRDVLTSEPILSVYFYRINTTREMLKDVRVRKALSLAIDRDGIINNILRAGQKPSLGLTPYPESLDYPQAPKSIRFDPVEAKRLMAEAGYPDGKGFPKFDILINTHEAHRVIAEAVQEMWRKNLGINVGIYNQDWGVYLESQRQMNYAVCRAAWGGDYPDPLTFLSMWKTGDGNNETGWSNAKFDDLINQSNQEADATKRLNLLGQAETILLDEMPIIPFYWYVQVYASRPELKGRMPSVLQHRAYKGWYLDHSVLKQPATVAAPAP
- a CDS encoding ABC transporter ATP-binding protein — encoded protein: MSAADNILEVKDLVTVFDTDAGRVTAVDGVRFEVERGKTLGLVGESGCGKSVTAFSINRLLPQPHGKIAGGSIAFEGRNLAELSVEELRKFRGREISMIFQEPMTALNPVQTVGKQLAEAILLHQKCSSREILQRSVELLTKVRIPSPEVRLQEYPHQLSGGMRQRVMIAMALVHKPKLLIADEPTTALDVTVQAQILDLINSLQKEMGMSVLLITHDLGVIAETCDEVVVMYAGRVVERAPVAELFSSPRHAYTQGLLQSIPKIESTPKSRLKAIPGSVPPIETLLPGCRFAERSGRPHLPEHLNQRPPFIEISPQHWVEQCPVCVA
- a CDS encoding ABC transporter ATP-binding protein, whose translation is MSLLNVENLKMHFPVRGGILMRALKTCKAVDGVSISVSQGETLGLVGESGCGKTTLGKAIVRLYQPTDGKLQFEGQDITRASQRALRPIRRDIQMIFQDPAESLNPRLTVRDILEEPFLIQKQGTTAERRQWVGELLDKVGLASTAADRFPFEFSGGQRQRIGIARAIALKPKLIVCDEPVSALDVSVQSQVLNLMLDLQREMGLSYLFIAHGLSVVKHMSDRVAVMYLGKIVEMAPSEELYHHPRHAYTKALLDAIPVPDPSKRRARRLLSGDVPSPIDPPKGCAFGHRMKHPKWEQSVGMELKLEEVSPGHWVQKCPCCMD
- a CDS encoding extracellular solute-binding protein, encoding MRKALWGGVLAASLAVGGFTAHADDRFPPYDNTEEVKAFWKSKPDFFQWKTPADLPNDLKWENGGDLPEMGDPAAKKGGTFHDYIESFPATFRINGPDANGSFRSEHHDNILITLVQRHLNVEGWAPGLADEWAISPDKKTIYYRLCPTATYSDGVPVEVEDFFMTFFIMLSPHIQDPWYNDFYAKEFKAITKYDDHTFSITIPNLKPDPLWYADLPPSPRHFYKEFTDDYPARYQWRKSPTTGAYDILPDGIKKGRSVTLTRVKNWWAKDRKNFRYRFNPDFIEYKVVANMDKAFEMFRQGQLDFYIMGLPRYWYDKAEIPEIYNGYIERGIFYSVYPRISRGIYLNQSKPPLDNLDVRLGINHALNFKKVIEIDFRGDPNRMKSTFAGFGRYTNPALKPREFDVAKAEEYFTKAGFAKRGADGIRVNDKGQRLSLTLSLPNIGPMVQIAMRLKQEALKTGLDLGVEALDTTQLYKKIDQKNHEMCLVGWSAQPPYPRFWEYYHSDNAWKVQPDGTRKVVPDTNNVTMTADPSMDPIIDQQRVAPTEEEMQRLCWILEEMVEAKAVAIPGWESPWYRYGHWRWVRWPKDGNLKNSQLPLDTYVHWIDEDVKEETLEAKRAGKSFGETLRVFDQYKDQ
- a CDS encoding ABC transporter permease, with the translated sequence MRDYFIRRLLLIIPTLLGATLAVFFITRIVPGGPLEARMRQAMALASERSMKDAGGSLSEEQKEQLAAYYGFDKPFFAAYLIWLGVTPQEVEKQYIKFEEGQAEAKITLKTLLPRDQWTATNAFKVTEATVDRKGVLSGSDVSGWKTKAEAEKQRVTVFRNKFNGLLQGNLGVSTRYNDRVWDMIKERMPVSLFYGLVTFMLTYAVCIPLGVIKAIKHRTVLDNATSVIIFIGYAVPGFVLGSLLVVYLAARMGWFPTGGFVSDNFSQLSVPGKAWDLIHHAVLPLICYMVGGFAFMTMLVKNNLMDNLAADYVRTAIAKGATFRGAVLGHALRNSLIPLATTLGQVVTVFVGGSILIERIFDINGFGMLSIQAITDRDYPLVMGVLVVSASLTLLGNILSDFFVALADPRIRFR
- a CDS encoding molybdopterin-dependent oxidoreductase, translated to MNPSPRPPDMAADFTQRKEAWARKMQERGAHRLAERSVDRLPPGQHLAAGFPVLDLGIHPKVKLEEWKLEITGEVEVPLTLSRGKLSALPFTQRTSDFHCVTTWSKYDCAWSGVLLADLLDRLRPHEGAQYVFYTSYDGYTTNTLVEDWTHADALLATHFEGKPITLEHGAPARIVIPHLYAWKSAKFVRKIEFLSAEQLGYWEKRGYSNTADPWLNDRFAETARSYLP
- a CDS encoding ABC transporter permease subunit, which codes for MSLSPRKLGTALLCWALGSAAFQWAGLRVPFFKLPQLAGEELTEVIFAVARLCGAKGAWTANPVGFAGVVSWILLALLTAVSLHFLFRHAPQWQFNPLTRKKMQRFRSIRRGYVAWMILLALVFVACLDNLIVGKRALVVHYNGKYYFPFVSPLIPGSTFGLPYDSETEYRALKKKLAEEKGGSNWVLMPPVPYGAHLDAPEVVEELEDRGGVIFRRGAAQPFDGRAYSVYPSKPTQPRQEWTYRKGLRHGDMRGWNPGGEQVEKGKFEQGKQVEYSDFTDGKAAGLEAGTGLQTQLFPPMAPSLQHRHYLGTNTSGGDVLASLFGGLQQSIYVVIFYLVVTVTLGVVIGGIMGFFGGWIDLFGQRIIEIWSTMPFLFIVLIVSSVIQPQTSILVLIICLFSWVSPTLYMRTATYRERERDYVAATRLLGAGTGRILFKHILPNTIAVFVTLVPFMVPDIIISLAGLDFLGFGLPPDQPSWGRLLQEGTENFNYPWIVSSAFCALVFVLVLVTFVGEAVREAFDPKKFTTYQ